From Oryza sativa Japonica Group chromosome 4, ASM3414082v1, one genomic window encodes:
- the LOC136356180 gene encoding uncharacterized protein codes for MEEDEAEDENIPDWAQYAGFEGNQTGEVDRDVGDNNASDDLGQMLQNAKEDCESEKEARKLEQMLEDHRTSLYPGCEQMHKKLDTTLEFLQRKAKYSVSDKRKYIMMPIIIQGPKQSGNNIDVYPRQLVEDFKLLWKKDGVPVWDEDKQEEFNLRALLFVTINDWPALSNLSGQSNKGYKAYTRYLKVVFGKGPGSQPIESEDGHAVIWKKNTIFWELPYWEFLDVRHAIDMMHLTKNLCVNLLGYLGVYGKLKDTLEARNDLKHMEQRDDLNPEPTEKGSHYLSPASYTLNKAEKKSMFECLESIKLPSRYSRI; via the exons atggaagaagatgaagcggaggaCGAGAACATTCCCGACTgggctcagtacgctggatttgaaggaaatcaaacgggcgaggtggACAGGGATGTTGGCGATAACAACGCttcggatgatcttggtcagatgttgcagaaCGCAAAGGAGGAttgtgaaagtgaaaaggaggcccgtAAATTGGAgcagatgttagaggaccacagaacgtcgttgtacccaggttgcgagcagatgcacaaaaagttggataccactctggagttcttgcaacgGAAGGCAAAATAtagtgttagtgacaag aggaaatacataatgatgccgattattattcaaggccccaagcaatcTGGTAACAACATTGATGTGTACCCAAGACAACTAGTCGAAGATTTTAAACTATTGTGGAAAAAGGATGGTGTCCcagtgtgggacgaggacaaacaggaggagtttaacctacgagcgctgctgttcgtaaccatcaacgattggcctgcactaaGCAACCTTtccgggcagtccaacaaggggtacaaggcttacACTCGCT atcttaaagtagtgtttggaaaggggcctggaagccagcctatagagagcgaagatggtcacgcggtgATCTGGAAAAAGaacactatattttgggagttaccctattgggaattcctggacgtccgccacgcaatcgacatgatgcacctcactaagaacctttgcgtaaaccttcttggctacctaggtgtatatggaaagttaAAAGATACACTTGAAGCACGTAATGAtttgaagcatatggaacaacgcgacgACCTTAACCCGGAACCAacggagaaaggaagccattacttgagtccagctagCTACACTCTTAACAAGGCAGAGAAgaaaagtatgtttgaatgcttggagagcataaagttACCGTCTAGATACTCcagaatataa
- the LOC4335405 gene encoding protein phosphatase 1 regulatory subunit INH3 produces MATRAPATGSATVTVDPTPSSSAPASSAPPPAAETVVLRLKRRAKKKVTWKEGTVDNESLGRKSSKKCCIFHKDVPFDEDCSDDDPDGGRRSPPGDAGEGTSGGGGGCCSSSSDGHGH; encoded by the coding sequence ATGGcaacgcgcgcgccggcgaccgGGTCCGCGACCGTGACGGTGGACCCCACCccgtcctcctccgcgccggcctcgtcggcgcccccgccggcggcggagacggtggTGCTGCGGCTGAAGCGGCGGGCGAAGAAGAAGGTGACGTGGAAGGAGGGGACGGTGGACAACGAGTCCCTCGGCCGCAAGAGCTCCAAGAAGTGCTGCATCTTCCACAAGGACGTCCCCTTCGACGAGGATTGCAGCGACGACGACCCCGACGGCGGCCGCCGGAGCCCGCCCGGGGACGCCGGCGAGGggacaagcggcggcggcggtggatgctGCTCCTCGTCCTCGGACGGCCATGGCCATTAA